gATTGTACAAATGTTATCCTATATATTCAGTATAGAACCAAGTTATCTATCTGTTCGTATTATGCTAATATATCTGCAATCAGTTGGtttttctagaaaatattataagcatataatattttgtagagAAACCAACTAATATTTGTAAGCATAGCTTGTTTTGTCAATGGAGTTCATATTCCCAACCGGTAGCAATTTTGAAATCAACATAGtaacctaaaataatattttactttaattttcaaataaaaaaataaaacttattatttccAGCCATGTCACACAAGGAACTGGGAGCTTCAAGTCCAATTCAAGGTACACGGGCGAGGAAAGGATTTATTCGGAGATGGATTTGTTATCTGGTACGTCCGTGACCGTATGCAGCCGGGGCCAGTATTTGGAAGCAAGGACTATTTCCAAGGTCTTGCGATCATATTGGATACGTATAGCAACCATAATGGTGCTCATAATGTAAGTAAAAAACCTATCAGGTTTATTATTACTAGTCTTTACCCGCCCATTAACTTTGCtatcacaatatatattacCAGTATTAAAGTAGCCTCTGTTATTCTCATAATCGCGTCGATGTGTTACTTTGAAAACACAAGAAGCATAAACTAACACACACATATTTTCgcatttcgcatttatagtattagtaaggAAGTAGGGATGacacaattcaaaataaaacttataaacactttagattaaataaaaataaacgacttAAATCTTAGCAACAAAgctatttaacatttttgtacCGACAGCATCAGCATCCGTTCATATCTGCAATGGTGAACAATGGTACACTGCACTACGACCACGACCGAGACGGCACACACACACAGCTTGCCGGCTGTGAAGCTAAATTCAGAAACTATAACCACGACACACATCTCTCCATTATTTACAAGGATGATACTCTTGTAGGTGAGTTAAAAGTATTGTGTAAGattataatgtaaacaaaatagtaaattttgaataaatatattactaaagaCAATGAAAtgggtatattattattatgtatagaaTTATAGTTTATCATAAAGAGTacaaatacaagtaaatatttaactaaaatttactATATCCATGTCTGTgagcattttataatattggataatattttgttaatattatagtaaatctAGTTAGTTCAACAATTTAGATGTTGAACTTCCTCTGACAGTGAGACATTAAGAATTATTACTATATTCTCCTTTTTCTTCTTACAACAGTATCTACGGACTTAGAAGGCAAGAATGCATGGAAAGAATGTCTAAGAGTAGAGAATGTTCTACTACCTACTGGATATTTCTTTGGTGCCACAGCCACTACGGGTGACTTGAGCGACAACCATGACATAATAGCCATCAAAATGTATGAATTGGACCTGCTTGACTCTGTAAGTTTTcagtacattaatataattatatgtttttatactcagttttaatattttacactctTAATGTGagatttagttaattaaatggTGAGTGGATACTTTTCGACTATTgtactaaattatataacaaccaATCTTACTTAAGAAAGTATAGGACCAAACTTTTGGTAGATTTACATTTCCAGTATAATGATGATACCTAAGTTCttgttaaagtttatttgaataaagtatgttttgatgTTGAAGAAAAATTTAGTTTAGTAGCTTAAATGTTTGAACTATAATCGTCaaagtcatataaaaaaattaaaaaaaaaacattaattgattttactgaaaataaaaaaaatactttgtttacTGTGTctattctataattaatatacaatttaaagatattatttgcTTATACACTCATTTAAACACATTCATACATATTGTATGAAAGACATTAGATATCAATTTTAGATGTATATTTTTGACTATAAAACTAAATGTAAATAACTATTATGACCTATAATCTATAATTGACTATACATGGATCTATCAgtatgaaaaaaatcatatatatcaaTGATCACAGATTTGTTCTTTGCTCATATCAAATTCACATTGACACACAAAGACGAAAGAAAGAAGTTTGTCATGTGAGACATACCATTTAATACTTAAGAAACTGACCATATAGAccattgttaatttataaataatttacgttatcttttatttactgaaatttttgtataaatgacATGAAAAGTTTCAtagaatatcaaaattaatgaaattgtatgcagtctataatatatattttttaatctatggtTGCCAACTGAACATACCTATTTGTTCAGGTAGGGGGACTCGCAAAAAGACTTACCAACAAGTAAAGTCAAAATGTCCTATCTCAAAATTTTCACccatatgttaaaaaatattgttattttagctaagtatgataatttattaaaatatttaattccaaATGTTTCAGCAAAACAAAGATGAAGACAGATCCAACATAATTCCATCTGCTGCAACTTTCGAAGCTCCCCGAGAGAGAGTTGAAGACGCAAAGCCAGCAATGTCTGGAATTAAAACGTTCCTTTGGATGATGTGTATTGCCatcattataattgttttagttgTAGTAGGAATTATGTGGTATCAGAAACGGCAAGAAAACTCTAGGAAGAGACTCTATTAAATTATAgacaatttacaaaaattttacaaatgtcGCCGTTGCAAATTAGgttgagaaaaaaaattttaagtacaattttttaattaatatttttcaattatattaacagCAATAACGTGAGATCATATTTTGGAGACCAAATGAAttctaaaactaatatttttgtaattaagtaaaatttaacaaGTAACTATTGATTTTTGATAAGTTcagtaaaatattaagaatagcAGTAAAAACCCATTTATACCTCACTGCTAGGCAATGGCCTTCTCCTATTATGCAGTTCAAACTTTGCTCCAGATTAGGTTAGTGGAAATATATAAAGCGGAATTTCTTCCAACAAATTCCAgttacaggtttcctcacgttttcTTCGGTTATTTTAAGATTGGATTATGAAAAACTGATATTAAATcttattgagaattttttttactttaaccaATCTTACGAACTTGTCATTTAATAGTAAGTAGTATATATCAAAcgaatagtaataaaaatgagGTTTATCGTAATTTTATCAAACATACAAACGAATTAATTTAGTatgtaactattattttatatgcaacAAAATCAAATATAGTAAAGACTGTTCGAATTAAGCCAACGTTTCTTAATAACGCATATTATCTTGAAAGtcatttaattgatattatttttttcctaacatcaatatttctttttatatttctgcatattattaaaaagaatatcgtaagtaatactttttaatcatcacaatttcttttctttatattctatctttcattaatataaaaaaaaactcaaaaactcAATAAACTTTTTCTATAGCTAAGTGGCGGTTCTAGCTATGTCTATGATAGTTTCTTTTTGTCAAGAAGGGGGTTaggtttgttatatatttattaaattggacAATATGGTTTGGCAACTAGTAGTCTAAAGTTGCATGAATgataaatgaaatgtatttttttgtaaattgaagtaatatgaaaaaattatgtaaaaaccaTAATGATGTtggtttcaattaaattaaatattaaatcattcatTTGCTGtatgtatttgaattatattcatttttaatataacctgTAATATTGTTGCCAAAATATTGAACTAAACGaaaattaacgaaattgttattTTCATCGATTAGCTataagacaaataaaatatttttttttttattttcaaaaagtaattttttttttaatatgcattccttttttaaattctaaatatatgtttattagaaTTAATTGTCATTGTGTTAACCATTATTCTGAATAAACATAAGTCGCCGAATCGatgaagtaaattttatattattaatgacgtatgtatgtgtgttgTATGTTCtgcgtgtttttttaaataaaataatttataatctttaactgctttttatattatgttctcaAATTCAAATTTGTGCTGTCATCAaacatatttgataaatatattcgacgtcaacatttattacaataaatgtttGAAGTTTAAATCGAAGAAAATCATGAGGAAAGGTTATAAGAGCTCTTTGAATCAAGATATCCTTCATCGTTAATTCAAGGTTCTTATCATCAATAGGCAATAAAGTGTTGGTGGCACTAAAGACGTTTTAAGACTTTATACATGTGatcataatactatatatatatttacaaagtgCCGACGTGACGGGTGGGGACGCGATGGGGCAACGGCCCAGGGCACCAAATTAATGGGGTGccaaatttatgaaaatttaaaaagaataaaaaataaaattaaaaaacaggaGCTACAAAACTTTCTACGTCCACTTCGTTATCTCTGGGTTACGACGCTAAAGAAAAGATGAAATTCTTTGGATCAGCAAAAAATTTATACTCGAttatgatttctttaagttttcCCTACACAAATTTTTTTCCCGGGTCTGACAGTGGCCCCAAAGCCGGcactgtatttataaatattatgaaacgaTGCCGAAAGTATGtggaattttatgttttttttaaaaaactgtttCACAATTCACATTGCTTTTCCCTTCCCCACAGGCTGCGTTCGAATTTCCATAGACTCCATAGAATATTCTCGACTCTATTGGCTATTTTGACAGATCGATAAACTTCTGAATTTTGAAGTAAAGATCATATGGAAATTTTGGAAATTTTCCACCTGAAAGACCATACCATACTTTATTTCTTAAGCACAGTTATAATATACTCTTTGTAACTTTTGTAAGACGTCACCTTCACCTAAAGTGGACACTAGAGAAGAGTCAACCTCTAACCACCGAGCTGAGCTGGTGTCTCGGCATCCTTgttataaagatttaaattataattattagttgaCTAGTGAGAATTtaggaaaatttaataaatattaatattatctctCATTATCTACGTTTAAAGTTTTGACAATGGATGTGAAATCCTATTTGTTTTCGTGGGCATCAAAGAAAAGCTTAACACCGTCCTTTGATATTCGCGCTACTGGTAAGAcatgttttatgtataattctGAATTCCTTCATGaaaataagcaattaaattaattataatcaaatgtcaataaataaatgaaatttttatgttaagttcatataaatatagtttaatttaaaaaaaaaatattatgaaaaataagacTGCTGCCTAAATAAGTTGACatgatagaatataatataatatgtaatagaaaCATAACCTCTACCTTATTTAGTtcaggtatttattatttaatgacataAAATTCATGTCAgtcgataataaaaaaatcaattatgttGAGGCACTAAGCAGCAATCTTAAATGTTATCTGGGTATAGTAGGaaggtttttaaaataagattatttaaaaaaaataacctaagataataaaaaaaagagctattttttttcataaataataaaattgtcaatCAACAAAATTTTAGacataaaaattgaattgatttgatatgGAGCTAACTTCATTGAGGTCTTCTGTAATTCTTAGTTGTATATATTTGTGCAAGCCTCTGCTGCCACCAActcatcatttataataatgttaaacagcactacttattattgttatagtccggtttgaagggtgagctgGTACAATTAGATCCACATTAATTGTTTAGTTCTCAAAAAtcctaaaacttattttatagtaataataggCTTTAATTTAGAAAAAGACTATCGATAAGATTAGGTGGTGATTCACtgacataacaataaaaaaaaa
The DNA window shown above is from Nymphalis io chromosome 25, ilAglIoxx1.1, whole genome shotgun sequence and carries:
- the LOC126778240 gene encoding vesicular integral-membrane protein VIP36, with the translated sequence MCKSVLSNIFLFPLLLTPIVAEWNTRDYIRREHSLTKPYQGSGMSVPYWDFLGSTIVTSNYVRLTPDQQSKAGAIWNTAPCHTRNWELQVQFKVHGRGKDLFGDGFVIWYVRDRMQPGPVFGSKDYFQGLAIILDTYSNHNGAHNHQHPFISAMVNNGTLHYDHDRDGTHTQLAGCEAKFRNYNHDTHLSIIYKDDTLVVSTDLEGKNAWKECLRVENVLLPTGYFFGATATTGDLSDNHDIIAIKMYELDLLDSQNKDEDRSNIIPSAATFEAPRERVEDAKPAMSGIKTFLWMMCIAIIIIVLVVVGIMWYQKRQENSRKRLY